Proteins encoded by one window of Cloeon dipterum chromosome 4, ieCloDipt1.1, whole genome shotgun sequence:
- the LOC135944589 gene encoding zinc finger FYVE domain-containing protein 21-like isoform X1, which yields MENKCVKRLIRSKSGLRIVTTDDTNKSPFLLGEPHWVPDKDSVCCTDCKKKFDFLTRRHHCRRCGRIYCKNCCDFRLELPRMCFVDPVRHCESCADISRKENEFFDKELKMLTGGALFQLIKLPESNEKRSEFICRLSQDHRYLNFDGSAEEEFEPVQLASIMELNLLRSPDVPPDFWDGMFVTYMNNEGTVKEMTLLAPPDCNKNHTISWLSAMQNGFKMATDSRNIS from the exons ATGGAGAACAAGTGCGTCAAGCGACTAATCCGCTCCAAATCCGGACTGCGGATTGTGACCACAGATGACACGAACAAAAGCCCTTTTTTGTTGGGAGAGCCTCACTGGGTGCCAGACAAAGAT AGTGTTTGCTGCACAGATTGTAAGAAGAAGTTTGACTTCTTAACGCGAAGA CACCACTGTCGAAGATGCGGCAGAATCTATTGCAAGAACTGCTGTGATTTCCGCCTCGAGCTGCCACGAATGTGCTTTGTTGATCCAGTGCGACACTGTGAGAGCTGTGCTGACATATCACGAAaggaaaatgagttttttgaTAAGGAACTTAAAATGCTGACTGGAg GTGCACTGTTTCAACTAATAAAACTACCAGAGAGCAATGAAAAGCGTTCTGAGTTTATTTGCCGACTCTCCCAGGACCACAG aTATCTCAATTTTGATGGCAGTGCAGAGGAGGAATTTGAGCCTGTGCAGCTGGCCAGCATAATGGAACTGAATCTCCTTCGCTCTCCTGATGTTCCGCCAG ACTTTTGGGATG GGATGTTTGTTACGTACATGAACAATGAAGGAACTGTAAAAGAAATGACATTACTCGCGCCCCCGGACTGCAACAAAAACCACACCATTTCTTGGCTCTCGGCCATGCAAAATGGGTTTAAAATGGCTACTGACAGCCGGAACATCTCTTAA
- the LOC135944589 gene encoding zinc finger FYVE domain-containing protein 21-like isoform X2 produces MENKCVKRLIRSKSGLRIVTTDDTNKSPFLLGEPHWVPDKDSVCCTDCKKKFDFLTRRHHCRRCGRIYCKNCCDFRLELPRMCFVDPVRHCESCADISRKENEFFDKELKMLTGGALFQLIKLPESNEKRSEFICRLSQDHRYLNFDGSAEEEFEPVQLASIMELNLLRSPDVPPGMFVTYMNNEGTVKEMTLLAPPDCNKNHTISWLSAMQNGFKMATDSRNIS; encoded by the exons ATGGAGAACAAGTGCGTCAAGCGACTAATCCGCTCCAAATCCGGACTGCGGATTGTGACCACAGATGACACGAACAAAAGCCCTTTTTTGTTGGGAGAGCCTCACTGGGTGCCAGACAAAGAT AGTGTTTGCTGCACAGATTGTAAGAAGAAGTTTGACTTCTTAACGCGAAGA CACCACTGTCGAAGATGCGGCAGAATCTATTGCAAGAACTGCTGTGATTTCCGCCTCGAGCTGCCACGAATGTGCTTTGTTGATCCAGTGCGACACTGTGAGAGCTGTGCTGACATATCACGAAaggaaaatgagttttttgaTAAGGAACTTAAAATGCTGACTGGAg GTGCACTGTTTCAACTAATAAAACTACCAGAGAGCAATGAAAAGCGTTCTGAGTTTATTTGCCGACTCTCCCAGGACCACAG aTATCTCAATTTTGATGGCAGTGCAGAGGAGGAATTTGAGCCTGTGCAGCTGGCCAGCATAATGGAACTGAATCTCCTTCGCTCTCCTGATGTTCCGCCAG GGATGTTTGTTACGTACATGAACAATGAAGGAACTGTAAAAGAAATGACATTACTCGCGCCCCCGGACTGCAACAAAAACCACACCATTTCTTGGCTCTCGGCCATGCAAAATGGGTTTAAAATGGCTACTGACAGCCGGAACATCTCTTAA
- the LOC135944586 gene encoding pescadillo homolog: protein MVNRKKKYEAGTAQRYITRKSAMKKLQLTLKDFRKMCILKGIYPREPSNRRKAQKGKTGVKTLYHAKDIKFLSHEPMIWKLREYKIFARRMGRARAIRDFEKVHQYIDSHPTLTLDHIVRERYPTFVDAVRDMDDCLTLCFMFSTFPSIKHVRRDFSALCRRLTVEFMHYVMAARALRKVFISIKGYYFQADISGQTVTWIIPHVFPYKPESKDDVDFRIMSTFVEFYTVMLGFINFKLYHSLNLYYPPKFPVSSKDAENKLLVDQDVFVSERIAALNSNLLNSDGSANEYVEEEFDMDDIHLTDDPEKIAEAREERDKVKNLKTLFKGLKVFVGREVPREPVVFVLRCFGAEVSWDPLLFVGSTFDEHDTKITHQIVDRPSLDRTYLSRYYVQPQWIFDSVNARKLLPEVDYLMGKTLPPHLSPFTIVRDGQYQPPEEQALREGVPFKPQVLEEEKSEDEEESENDEEAGDDDDKEEDVNSDDDDDDDDDDDDDDDEEEENEDSDEDEDEEAKAISSKELKVKQMAVKAGELAKENPRQQQIDEAAQLRLRERMIARKHRKLYKSMMKGRRSRQHEINLLTKKRKAIDEETKAAKKKTKKKKQPADK, encoded by the exons ATGGTGAACCGAAAGAAGAAG tatgAGGCAGGAACTGCTCAACGATATATTACGAGGAAGTCTGCAATGAAAAAGCTTCAACTGACTTTGAAGGACTTCAGGAAAATGTGCATTTTGAAGGGCATTTACCCTAGAGAGCCATCTAACAGGAGGAAGGCACAAAAGGGAAAGACGGGCGTCAAAACCCTCTACCATGCCAAAGACATCAAATTCCTCAGCCACGAACCCATGATTTGGAAACTCAGGGAATACAAG ATATTTGCACGCAGAATGGGAAGAGCAAGAGCTATCagagattttgaaaaagttcaTCAGTACATAGATAGCCACCCCACACTGACGCTTGACCACATCGTGAGAGAAAG ATATCCAACTTTTGTGGACGCGGTGCGTGACATGGACGACTGCTTGACTCTTTGCTTCATGTTCAGCACATTCCCTAGCATTAAGCACGTGAGACGAGACTTTTCTGCACTTTGCCGTAGACTCACAGTGGAATTCATGCACTACGTAATGGCTGCAAGGGCTCTTCGCAAGGTATTTATCTCCATCAAGGGTTACTACTTCCAAGCAGACATCAGCGGCCAGACTGTCACTTGGATCATCCCTCACGTCTTCCCGTACAAG CCCGAGTCCAAGGATGATGTGGATTTTAGAATCATGTCAACTTTTGTAGAGTTCTACACAGTGATGTTGGGCTTTATCAACTTCAAGCTGTACCATTCTTTGAATCTGTACTACCCTCCTAAATTCCCAGTTTCATCTA AGGATGCTGAGAACAAATTGCTTGTCGATCAGGACGTGTTCGTGTCTGAAAGAATCGCTGCGTTGAACTCCAATTTGCTCAACTCGGATGGTTCTGCTAACGAGTATGTTGAAGAGGAGTTTGACATGGATGACATCCACTTG actgACGACCCAGAGAAAATTGCTGAAGCCCGTGAAGAGCGTGACAAGGTCAAGAACCTAAAAACCCTCTTCAAGGGTCTGAAGGTGTTTGTTGGAAGAGAAGTGCCAAGAGAGCCAGTCGTTTTTGTGCTCCGCTGCTTTGGTGCTGAGGTTTCTTGGGATCCTCTGCTATTTGTTGGATCCACTTTTGATGAGCATGACACCAAAATCACTCATCAGATCGTGGACAGACCTTCATTGGACAGGACTTACCTTTCCAG GTACTATGTCCAGCCACAGTGGATATTTGATAGCGTCAATGCGAGGAAATTACTCCCTGAGGTTGACTATCTCATGGGCAAAACTTTGCCACCTCACTTGTCACCATTCACAATTGTCAGAGATGGACAATATCAACCTCCAGAAGAACAGGCTCTGAGGGAAGGCGTGCCCTTTAAACCACAAg TTCTTGAAGAAGAAAAGTCGGAGGATGAAGAAGAGTCTGAAAATGATGAGGAGGCTGGAGATGATGATGACAAGGAAGAAGATGTCAAtagtgatgatgatgatgatgatgatgacgacgatgacgacgatgatgatgaagaagaagaaaacgaAGATTCTGACGAAGACGAAGATGAAGAGGCGAAAGCAATTTCCTCAAAAGAGCTTAAG GTCAAGCAAATGGCTGTCAAAGCTGGGGAACTGGCAAAGGAGAATCCTCGACAGCAACAAATTGATGAAGCCGCACAGCTTCGACTGAGGGAGAGAATGATCGCCCGAAAGCACAGAAAATTGTATAAGAGCATGATGAAAGGACGCAGGTCAAGACAGCATGAGATCAACCTGCTCACGAAAAAGCGGAAGGCCATTGACGAAGAGACAAAGGCAGCCAAGAAGAAGacaaagaagaagaaacaaCCTGCAGATAAGTGA
- the LeuRS gene encoding leucine--tRNA ligase, cytoplasmic translates to MAASSDRKGTFKVEYLQKIEKDVQERWEKEKINETDAPEKPKKSNDEKFFATFPYPYMNGRLHLGHTFSMSKCEFAVRFQRMLGKRVLFPFGLHCTGMPIKACADKLKREMETYGYPPVFPTEEVAVEIVESLEPVIKDKSKGKKSKVLAKAGTAKFQWQIMKSLGLKDEEIKEFADPQHWLQYFPPLAVSDLKSIGVHVDWRRTFITTDANPFYDSFVRWQFIRLKEKGKIQYGKRYTIFSPRDGQPCMDHDRSSGEGVGPQEYTLIKMKVQEPYPEKLKSISKYPIFLVAATLRPETMYGQTNCWVRPDMKYIASLSKDGEVLISTERAARNMAYQGFFEKDGQINLKLHLTGQDILGAGLTAPLTSLKTIYALPMLTIKEDKGTGVVTSVPSDSPDDYAALQDLKKKQPLREKYGIKDEMVLPFEPIAIIDVPEIGTLSAVSVYNEFKIQSQNDTEKLQTAKAKVYLKGFYDGVMLDGEFKGKKVQDIKKLVQKKLVDSKEAFIYMEPEKLIMSRSGEECVVAHCDQWYLNYGEEKWQAQALKALEGVNTFHDEVRNNFQTTLNWLHEYACSRTYGLGTKLPWDEQWLIESLSDSTIYMAYYTVAHFLQGGTFTGRDGNKYNIKPEQMTPEVWDYIFFKKAKKPKSTIPAGTLDAMKKEFEFWYPMDLRCSGKDLIQNHLTYLIYIHCAMWADDKSKWPKGIRANGHLLLNSAKMSKSEGNFLTLAEAVQKFSADGMRLCLADSGDSVEDANFVESTADAGILRLYAFIEWVKEVLANKSTLRTGKADTFNDQVFSSELNLKIQETKENYQNMLFKEALRTGFFELQAARDKYRELSSDGMHANLIIRFIEVQALLLSPICPHVAEHVWQLLGKASSIVKANWPEAGEVNLTKVKASIYLMDTAHAFRLHLKSYMHQLQKPRKGADPVEKAEKPTKGVVWVAKTFPPWQSAVLTTMKKLHNEHKGLPDNKVVSSTLGALPELKKYMKRVMPFAQAAREKMEKIGVEAFDLTLDFSEQEVITTHQVYLASTLELENLEVQYTDSAPDKIKEDCCPGQPFITFSTEPYVTVKAINPVPASGFYTEHLKIMHGDNVSKLAARLAKSCRAVKDPRAVEFWRYEDTELGPRKMPEFGKPLSGKVLIEPNSEFRINEDSKDVSILVGKETYQIGSQIIYMVK, encoded by the exons ATG GCTGCTAGCAGTGATAGGAAGGGCACCTTTAAAGTCGAATACTTGCAGAAGATTGAGAAGGACGTTCAGGAGAGATgggaaaaggagaaaataaatgagacGGACGCTCCAGAAAAACCAAAGAAGAGCAATGATGAGAAATTTTTTGCCACCTTCCCGTACCCTTATATGAACGGGCGGCTTCACTTGGGACACACGTTTTCAATGTCGAAATGCGAG TTTGCCGTTCGCTTCCAAAGAATGCTTGGCAAAAGAGTTCTTTTCCCCTTTGGCCTTCACTGCACAGGAATGCCCATCAAGGCCTGTGCAGACAAGCTTAAAAGGGAAATGGAAACATATGGCTACCCTCCTGTGTTCCCCACTGAGGAGGTGGCTGTTGAGATAGTTGAGTCATTGGAGCCAGTAATCAAAGACAAGAGCAAGGGAAAGAAGAGCAAAGTTCTTGCTAAAGCTGGAACAGCTAAATTCCAATGGCAAATCATGAAGAGTCTTGGCCTCAAAGATGAGGAAATTAAGGAGTTTGCAGACCCCCAGCACTGGCTCCAGTACTTCCCACCACTTGCTGTCAGCGACCTCAAATCCATCGGAGTTcac GTGGATTGGAGGAGAACATTCATCACAACCGATGCTAACCCATTCTACGACTCATTTGTGAGATGGCAATTCATTCGCCTGAAAGAGAAGGGAAAAATCCAATACGGAAAGAGATACACCATCTTTTCACCCAGAGATGGCCAGCCATGCATGGACCACGATCGCAGTTCTGGTGAGGGCGTTGGTCCCCAGGAGTACACTCTGATCAAGATGAAGGTCCAGGAGCCTTATCCAGAGAAGCTGAA ATCTATCTCCAAGTACCCCATCTTCCTGGTTGCCGCAACTTTGCGTCCAGAAACCATGTATGGACAGACAAACTGCTGGGTGCGCCCGGACATGAAGTACATCGCTAGTCTGTCCAAAGATGGTGAAGTTCTTATCAGCACTGAGAGGGCTGCTCGCAACATGGCCTATCAAGGCTTTTTTGAAAAGGACGGACAGATTAATTTGAAGCTGCATCTTACTGGACAG GATATTCTTGGCGCTGGTTTGACAGCCCCACTGACGTCCCTGAAAACCATCTATGCCTTGCCCATGCTGACTATCAAAGAGGACAAGGGCACAGGGGTGGTCACTAGCGTTCCTTCTGACTCCCCCGATGACTATGCTGCACTGCAAGACCTGAAAAAGAAGCAGCCATTGAGGGAGAAGTACGGCATCAAAGATGAAATGGTGCTTCCTTTCGAACCA atcGCCATTATTGATGTTCCTGAAATTGGCACCCTTAGTGCTGTATCAGTGTATAACGAGTTCAAAATTCAGAGTCAAAACGACacagaaaaattgcagaccGCCAAGGCAAAGGTCTACTTGAAAGGATTCTATGATGGA gTCATGCTAGACGGGGAATTCAAGGGCAAGAAAGTGCAAGATATCAAGAAGCTAGTCCAGAAAAAACTAGTGGACAGCAAAGAAGCTTTCATCTACATGGAGCCAGAAAAATTGATCATGTCACG ATCTGGTGAAGAGTGCGTAGTAGCTCATTGTGACCAGTGGTATTTGAATTATGGAGAGGAAAAGTGGCAAGCTCAGGCATTGAAGGCTCTGGAAGGTGTCAACACTTTCCATGATGAAGTCAGGAACAATTTCCAGACCACTTTGAACTGGCTTCATGAGTATGCCTGCTCAAGAACGTATGGCTTAG GCACCAAGCTTCCCTGGGATGAACAATGGCTCATCGAGTCCCTTTCTGACTCCACCATCTACATGGCATACTACACTGTTGCCCATTTCCTTCAAGGAGGAACTTTCACTGGGAGGGATGGAAACAAATACAACATTAA ACCTGAGCAAATGACTCCAGAAGTTTGGGACTACATTTTCTTTAAGAAGGCCAAGAAGCCAAAGAGCACTATTCCTGCTGGAACACTGGATGCCATGAAAAAGGAGTTTGAATTCTGGTATCCTATGGATCTCCGCTGCTCTGGCAAAGACTTGATCCAAAACCATCTCACTTACCTTATTTACATCCATTGTGCTATGTGGGCGGATGACAAAAGCAAGTGGCCAAAGGGAATCCGCGCCAATGGGCATCTGCTGCTCAACTCTGCCAAA aTGTCCAAATCTGAGGGGAATTTCTTGACTCTGGCTGAAGCAGTTCAGAAGTTCTCAGCAGATGGCATGCGACTGTGCCTTGCTGACTCCGGCGATTCGGTGGAGGATGCAAATTTCGTTGAGAGCACTGCTGACGctg GAATTCTTCGTCTATACGCTTTCATTGAGTGGGTGAAAGAGGTGCTGGCCAACAAATCTACCCTCAGAACTGGTAAAGCTGACACTTTCAATGATCAAGTTTTTTCGAG cgaactgaacttaaaaattcaggaaacCAAGGAGAACTATCAGAACATGCTTTTCAAGGAAGCCCTCCGAACTGGATTCTTTGAACTGCAGGCTGCAAGAGACAAGTACAGGGAACTCAGTTCTGATGGCATGCATGCCAACTTGATCATCAGATTCATTGAAGTACAGGCCCTGCTGCTCTCTCCGATCTGCCCACATGTTGCCGAGCATGTCTGGCAGCTGCTTGGAAAG gCTTCCAGCATTGTGAAAGCCAATTGGCCAGAAGCTGGAGAAGTCAACTTGACTAAAGTAAAAGCGTCAATCTACTTAATGGACACGGCCCATGCTTTCCGCCTGCATCTGAAGAGCTACATGCACCAGTTGCAGAAACCAAGGAAAGGAGCTGATCCAGTGGAAAAAGCCGAAAAACCAACTAAAGGAGTGGTTTGGGTGGCCAAAACCTTCCCTCCTTGGCAGAGTGCTGTCTTAACAACAATGAAAAAGCTGCATAAT GAGCACAAAGGTCTTCCTGACAACAAGGTGGTATCTAGCACTCTGGGTGCCCTCCCAGAGCTGAAGAAGTACATGAAGAGAGTGATGCCTTTTGCACAAGCAGCCAGAGAAAAGATGGAGAAAATAGGCGTCGAGGCCTTCGACCTGACCCTGGACTTCAGTGAGCAAGAAGTCATAACCACTCATCAGGTCTACTTGGCTAGCACGCTGgag TTGGAAAACTTAGAGGTTCAGTACACAGATAGCGCCCCAGACAAAATCAAGGAAGACTGCTGCCCAGGTCAGCCCTTCATCACCTTCTCCACCGAGCCTTACGTTACTGTCAAGGCTATCAATCCAGTGCCTGCAAGTGGCTTTTACACAGAACATTTGAAGATTATGCACGGTGACAATGTCAGCAAACTGGCAGCAAGACTTGCTAAATCTTGCAGGGCAGTCAAAG atccAAGAGCTGTGGAATTCTGGAGGTATGAAGATACTGAACTTGGACCCAGGAAAATGCCTGAATTTGGGAAACCTCTGTCAGGGAAGGTGTTGATAGAGCCTAATTCAGAATTCAGAATCAACGAAGATTCCAAAGATGTCTCAATTTTGGTGGGGAAGGAAACTTACCAAATTGGctctcaaattatttatatggTTAAATGA
- the ND-49 gene encoding NADH-ubiquinone oxidoreductase 49 kDa subunit — MAASVLHAVLRKSATNLPTGGKLLLQNGGSLYVANKQQTRGAKKWFPDLEFVKQYEGAVMYPDEVTSKWKLVPYNLAKPNIEKKVKNITLNFGPQHPAAHGVLRLVLELDGETVLRADPHIGLLHRGTEKLIEYKTYTQALPYFDRLDYVSMMCNEQCYSLAVEKLLNIDIPLRAKYIRTLFAEITRILNHIMAIGTHALDIGALTPFFWLFEEREKMMEFYERVSGARMHAAYIRPGGVNQDMPLGLMDDIYEFASKFSERIDEVEDVLTTNRIWVQRTRDIGIVSAEDALNYGFSGVMLRGSGIKWDLRKSQPYDAYDKVDFEVPIGTKGDCYDRYLIRAEEMRQSLRIIEQCLNQMPAGDIRTDDAKVCPPTRSEMKTSMEALIHHFKLYTQGYSVPPGATYTAIEAPKGEFGVYLISDGSSKPYRCKIKAPGFAHLAATDKIGKNHMLADIVAIIGTLDVVFGEIDR; from the exons ATGGCTGCCAGTGTTTTACACGCTGTTCTCCGGAAATCGGCGACTAATTTGCCGACTGGGGGCAAACTTTTGCTACAAAACGGAGGTTCCCTATATGTAGCCAA CAAACAGCAGACTCGCGGTGCCAAGAAATGGTTCCCTGACCTCGAGTTTGTCAAGCAGTATGAGGGTGCTGTTATGTATCCTGATGAGGTCACCTCCAAGTGGAAGCTGGTGCCGTACAACCTGGCCAAACCTAATATCGAGAAAAAGGTTAAGAACATCACCCTGAACTTTGGTCCTCAGCACCCTGCTGCTCACGGAGTGCTTCGTCTAGTATTGGAGCTGGACGGAGAG ACCGTCTTGAGAGCGGACCCACACATTGGTCTCTTGCACCGTGGCACCGAGAAGTTGATTGAGTATAAGACCTACACTCAAGCCTTGCCTTATTTCGACCGACTCGACTACGTGTCCATGATGTGCAACGAGCAGTGCTACTCTCTGGCTGTGGAAAAGCTGCTGAACATCGACATTCCTCTCAGGGCCAAGTACATCAGAA CTCTGTTTGCTGAGATTACCAGGATTCTCAACCACATCATGGCCATTGGCACGCATGCTCTTGATATTGGTGCTCTCACACCTTTCTTCTGGCTTTTCGAGGAGCGCGAGAAAATGATGGAGTTCTACGAAAGGGTGTCTGGAGCTCGTATGCATGCTGCCTACATCAGACCAGGTGGAGTCAACCAG GATATGCCCCTTGGCTTGATGGACGACATTTACGAGTTCGCAAGCAAATTCTCCGAACGCATTGACGAAGTTGAGGATGTGTTGACCACCAACAGAATTTGGGTGCAGCGTACCAGGGACATAGGCATTGTTTCTGCTGAAGATGCTTTGAACTATGGTTTCAG TGGTGTGATGCTGCGTGGTTCTGGAATCAAGTGGGATTTGCGAAAGTCGCAGCCCTATGACGCTTATGACAAAGTTGATTTTGAAGTACCAATTGGAACAAAGGGTGACTGCTACGACAGATATTTGATTCGTGCTGAGGAAATGAGACAGTCATTGAGGATTATTGAGCAGTGCTTGAACCAAATGCCAGCAGGCGACATTCGAACTGACGATGCTAAGGTCTGTCCACCGACCAGATCAGAAATGAAG ACCTCAATGGAAGCACTCATTCATCACTTCAAGCTGTACACTCAAGGCTACTCTGTTCCTCCTGGTGCCACCTACACTGCTATTGAAGCGCCTAAGGGAGAGTTTGGTGTTTATCTCATCTCTGATGGCAGCTCAAAGCCTTACAGATGCAAGATTAAGGCACCTGGATTCGCCCACTTGGCTGCCACCGATAAAATTGGCAAGAACCACATGTTGGCGGACATTGTAGCAATCATTG GTACATTGGATGTTGTGTTTGGAGAAATCGATCGCTGA